A single region of the Paramicrobacterium fandaimingii genome encodes:
- a CDS encoding TlyA family RNA methyltransferase, whose product MTARRLDAVLVARGLARSRAAAVDLIASGSVSVDDRPIVKPSTQVGERARINVSGADHYVSRGAHKLNAALDIFGCAAAGRLALDIGASTGGFTQVLLERGAREVIALDVGHDQLAASLLDDSRVRVIEGFNVRDLSREALAEHAGTAEIPSIVVGDLSFISLRYVFAPLRQVIDDDADVVVLIKPQFEVGRTGVREGIVKDAGRRIDAVQSVLWSAWDSGLGVVGLERSPIAGTHGNSEYLVHMHAQHGSNPTEWMLRAEQLAGGAE is encoded by the coding sequence GTGACGGCTCGCCGTCTCGACGCAGTGCTTGTCGCGCGCGGGCTCGCGCGCTCCCGGGCTGCGGCCGTTGACCTGATTGCATCGGGAAGCGTTTCGGTTGACGACCGGCCAATTGTGAAGCCGTCAACGCAGGTAGGCGAGCGTGCGCGCATCAACGTCTCTGGCGCAGACCACTACGTGAGCAGGGGAGCCCACAAGCTCAACGCTGCCCTCGACATCTTCGGCTGTGCCGCAGCGGGGAGGCTCGCTCTCGACATCGGAGCATCGACAGGTGGCTTCACGCAGGTGCTGCTCGAGCGGGGCGCGCGCGAGGTGATCGCTCTCGATGTCGGTCATGATCAACTGGCTGCGTCGCTCCTCGATGACTCCCGTGTTCGCGTCATCGAGGGTTTCAACGTTCGCGATCTCAGCCGTGAGGCACTTGCCGAGCACGCGGGCACCGCAGAGATTCCCAGCATCGTCGTCGGAGATCTTTCGTTCATCTCGCTTCGATATGTCTTCGCTCCGCTGCGACAGGTTATCGACGATGACGCCGATGTTGTCGTGCTGATTAAGCCGCAATTCGAAGTTGGCCGCACGGGAGTGCGCGAAGGCATTGTGAAAGATGCCGGCCGCCGCATCGACGCCGTGCAGTCCGTGCTCTGGTCTGCGTGGGATTCCGGGCTCGGAGTGGTTGGTCTTGAACGCTCGCCCATTGCGGGAACGCATGGCAACTCCGAATACCTTGTGCACATGCACGCACAGCACGGCTCGAATCCGACAGAATGGATGCTGCGAGCAGAACAACTTGCGGGAGGTGCCGAATGA
- a CDS encoding NAD kinase, translating to MTTTRSILVVSHTGRADSIEAAANVMRQLRESGIRPVLVEEEREQLLRAGADIEGVDTLDGEHVDDLELVMVLGGDGTILRAAELVRDHAVPMLGVNLGHVGFLAELERDDLANAVQRVVARDYGVEERMTLDVSVTIGGDVVYETWALNEATVEKASRERMLELVVQVDQRPLVSFGADGVVISTPTGSTAYNFSAGGPIIWPTVEAITLVPLSAHALFAKPIVIAPDSTLAIDVLGRSDGIGVLWCDGRRTFELEPGSRVNVERSDTPVKLARLHDSPFTDRLVRKFHLPVSGWRGPAA from the coding sequence ATGACCACGACGCGGTCGATCCTGGTCGTTTCGCACACGGGACGCGCCGACTCCATTGAGGCGGCGGCCAACGTCATGCGTCAGCTCAGAGAATCGGGCATTCGCCCCGTGCTCGTTGAGGAGGAGCGCGAGCAGCTTCTGCGTGCCGGTGCCGACATCGAGGGAGTCGATACGCTCGACGGTGAGCATGTCGACGATCTTGAGCTCGTGATGGTTCTTGGAGGCGACGGCACGATTCTGCGGGCAGCCGAGCTGGTGCGTGACCACGCCGTGCCCATGCTCGGCGTCAACTTGGGGCACGTTGGCTTTCTTGCAGAACTCGAGCGAGACGACCTCGCGAACGCCGTGCAGCGCGTCGTCGCGCGAGACTACGGGGTCGAAGAGCGCATGACTCTCGACGTGTCGGTCACCATCGGCGGCGATGTCGTGTACGAGACGTGGGCGCTCAACGAGGCGACGGTGGAGAAAGCAAGTCGCGAACGGATGCTGGAGCTCGTCGTCCAGGTGGATCAGCGCCCGCTCGTGTCGTTCGGCGCCGACGGTGTTGTGATCTCGACGCCGACCGGATCGACAGCGTACAACTTCTCGGCGGGAGGCCCGATCATCTGGCCCACCGTCGAAGCGATCACGCTCGTGCCGCTGAGCGCGCACGCCCTTTTCGCAAAGCCCATTGTGATCGCCCCCGACTCGACGTTGGCGATCGATGTTCTCGGTCGCAGCGACGGCATCGGAGTGCTCTGGTGTGATGGCCGACGCACGTTCGAACTCGAGCCGGGCTCCCGCGTCAACGTCGAGCGCTCCGACACACCGGTGAAGCTCGCACGCCTTCACGACAGCCCCTTCACCGACAGGCTCGTGCGCAAGTTCCACCTCCCCGTGAGCGGTTGGAGGGGGCCCGCCGCATGA
- a CDS encoding HAD-IIA family hydrolase, with amino-acid sequence MGRRKTKTVMPLEGIDAVLADLDGVVYAGHRAIPHAVESLTRVTESIRVGYITNNAARTDAAVAEQLRGYGLETTARDVITSPQAAVRLLRTKVQDGALVLVVGGEGLIDELTKAGYRVTRSSEDRPDAVVQGFAPDVDWTQLAEAAYALQDGREANDLPWIATNTDWTIPRDRGIAPGNGTLVSAVHTAVGRLAEVAGKPEVPIFEEAKLRFDSQHPLFIGDRLDTDILGANRAGIASLLVLTGVDRAKHVLAAPEGSHPNFVVSDLRELFEPYPVTDLSRDNTQAKVGDAVVRVEDGRQIVIAREGDSALNRLRAASAVIWASGRQIFGFNVPEQLYS; translated from the coding sequence CTGGGCCGACGCAAGACTAAGACCGTGATGCCGCTCGAGGGAATCGATGCGGTGCTCGCCGATCTCGACGGAGTCGTCTACGCCGGACACAGGGCGATTCCGCATGCCGTAGAAAGCCTCACACGGGTGACCGAGAGCATCCGGGTTGGCTACATCACCAACAACGCAGCCCGCACCGATGCGGCCGTGGCCGAGCAGCTGCGCGGGTACGGCCTCGAGACGACTGCGCGCGACGTGATCACGAGTCCGCAAGCCGCCGTTCGCCTCCTGCGCACAAAAGTGCAGGATGGGGCGCTCGTGCTGGTTGTGGGCGGTGAAGGACTTATCGATGAGCTGACGAAGGCCGGCTATCGGGTGACGAGAAGTTCGGAGGATCGTCCGGATGCTGTCGTACAGGGGTTCGCCCCGGACGTCGACTGGACGCAGCTTGCCGAGGCCGCCTACGCCCTGCAGGATGGCCGCGAAGCAAACGACCTGCCCTGGATCGCGACAAATACCGACTGGACGATACCCCGCGATCGTGGAATCGCCCCGGGCAACGGGACCCTCGTCTCTGCGGTGCACACGGCCGTCGGGCGCCTTGCCGAGGTGGCGGGCAAACCAGAGGTTCCGATCTTCGAAGAGGCGAAGCTTCGCTTCGACTCGCAGCATCCGCTCTTCATCGGCGATCGCCTCGACACGGACATACTCGGGGCAAACAGGGCAGGCATTGCCTCGCTGCTCGTTCTGACGGGTGTTGACCGGGCAAAGCACGTTCTCGCGGCGCCAGAGGGCTCGCATCCTAATTTCGTTGTGTCCGATCTGCGTGAACTGTTTGAGCCGTATCCGGTCACAGACCTCTCGCGTGACAACACGCAGGCGAAGGTCGGAGACGCCGTTGTGCGCGTGGAAGACGGCAGACAGATCGTCATCGCTCGCGAGGGCGATTCCGCCCTCAACCGGCTGCGTGCCGCCAGCGCGGTGATCTGGGCAAGTGGGCGCCAAATCTTCGGCTTCAACGTTCCCGAGCAGCTCTACTCGTAG
- a CDS encoding NAD(P)H-dependent flavin oxidoreductase, with protein sequence MMNALLKVLATRNVPVANASMAGAAGADLASAVSAAGGIGMVGVSGTPNLETLASAGERLEREGAVWGAGFLSFALDRDMAPLQVVLAHRPAVVTLGFGHSEHAFAAVRDTPAVLLAQVGNVIELEQAVSANVDGIIVRGSEAGGHGRNEISTLAFLQLAAERTAIPILAAGGVTTPRGLAAVMTAGAVGAWIGTRFTVATESQFSDAARQRVINARSGDTVYTRVFDIAQRGAWPPHYGGRALSNTFSRTWNGREELLEQRVAASDEITDDMKDARARDRFDVAPIYSGEGSAMITRVESAAEILHDFATYCDYLPEEN encoded by the coding sequence ATGATGAACGCGCTACTCAAAGTGCTCGCCACCCGGAACGTTCCCGTCGCAAACGCATCGATGGCCGGCGCTGCAGGCGCTGATCTTGCTTCCGCCGTCAGCGCGGCTGGCGGCATCGGCATGGTGGGCGTCTCGGGAACGCCGAACCTCGAGACACTGGCTTCGGCAGGCGAACGCCTCGAGCGCGAAGGTGCTGTCTGGGGCGCGGGGTTTCTCTCCTTTGCCCTCGACCGCGACATGGCTCCGCTTCAGGTGGTGCTTGCACACCGGCCCGCTGTTGTGACGCTGGGATTCGGGCACTCAGAGCATGCGTTTGCCGCGGTGCGAGACACGCCAGCTGTTCTGCTTGCCCAGGTAGGAAACGTCATCGAGCTCGAACAGGCCGTCAGCGCGAACGTCGACGGCATCATCGTGCGCGGCTCGGAGGCGGGCGGACATGGCCGGAATGAGATCAGCACCCTCGCCTTCCTCCAATTGGCCGCAGAGCGCACGGCGATTCCGATCCTGGCCGCCGGCGGCGTGACGACGCCGCGAGGCCTCGCAGCGGTCATGACGGCAGGAGCGGTCGGGGCCTGGATCGGCACGAGGTTCACCGTTGCCACGGAGTCGCAATTCTCGGATGCTGCACGGCAACGGGTCATCAATGCGCGAAGCGGCGACACCGTCTATACGCGAGTCTTCGACATTGCCCAACGTGGAGCGTGGCCACCCCACTACGGCGGTCGGGCGCTGTCAAACACGTTCAGTCGCACGTGGAACGGGCGCGAAGAGCTGCTCGAGCAACGCGTTGCAGCATCTGACGAGATCACCGACGACATGAAGGATGCTCGAGCTCGCGACCGTTTCGACGTCGCGCCCATCTATTCAGGAGAGGGTTCAGCCATGATCACGCGCGTCGAATCGGCAGCCGAGATCCTTCACGACTTCGCCACATATTGCGACTACCTCCCCGAGGAAAACTAG